From the Streptomyces pluripotens genome, one window contains:
- a CDS encoding DUF2637 domain-containing protein translates to MTEERFTRRTVTVVMAVIAALAFVFSFGNVWALALRLGVPHPIAPLIAPMVDLSVVGLLVALRFLALRGVPKAELRAGTRLLHLCGLLTLALNTAEPLLTGRYGRACLDTVAPLLLLGWGHVGPAFLAQFHTLTHPTPPPEAATASVSELVPDEAPAPEPPTPTPIEELEPTPAPAPPAAVAKATRPASSPALPAALLDAARRIADSHHAEHGTPITAAHLGTRMGIALPVATTALAQL, encoded by the coding sequence ATGACGGAGGAACGGTTCACCCGGCGCACCGTGACCGTGGTCATGGCGGTCATCGCGGCCCTGGCCTTCGTCTTCTCATTCGGCAACGTCTGGGCCCTCGCACTGCGCCTCGGCGTTCCCCACCCGATCGCGCCGCTGATCGCGCCCATGGTGGACCTGTCCGTCGTCGGACTCCTGGTCGCCCTGCGCTTCCTCGCCCTGCGCGGCGTACCGAAGGCGGAATTGCGGGCCGGTACCCGGCTGCTGCACCTGTGCGGCCTGCTCACCCTCGCCCTGAACACCGCCGAACCGCTGCTGACCGGACGCTACGGACGGGCCTGCCTGGACACCGTCGCCCCACTCCTGCTCCTCGGCTGGGGCCACGTCGGCCCCGCCTTCCTCGCCCAGTTCCACACCCTCACCCACCCCACCCCGCCCCCGGAGGCCGCCACCGCTTCTGTCTCCGAGCTGGTGCCCGATGAAGCACCCGCACCCGAGCCCCCGACACCCACCCCGATCGAGGAACTGGAGCCCACTCCGGCTCCGGCTCCGCCCGCCGCCGTCGCGAAGGCAACTCGGCCCGCCTCAAGCCCGGCGCTGCCTGCCGCGCTGCTGGACGCGGCCCGGCGCATCGCGGACAGCCATCACGCCGAGCACGGAACACCGATCACCGCCGCCCATCTGGGCACGCGCATGGGCATCGCCCTGCCGGTGGCGACCACCGCACTCGCTCAACTCTGA
- a CDS encoding winged helix-turn-helix domain-containing protein: MKLPLGEDPRPPYVQAADVLRAAIHDGELRPGERLPAARELQRRFGIASSTVQNALRLLKEEGLIYSVLGRGSYVRAPKPIAAADAEVVTAEEDEVDPGESDPEYTGLATLRRGWQTADSPPDDPRPPYVRTADELRKQIKDGRLAPGAKLPSARDLQAQYGIANSTAQNALRVLKEEGLVYSVQGRGVFVRQPSPRDQFLKRYNEGLEEMVAQHRADEEAVRLSGKSDDEVAAELEAAEERFAKASTEFEAAAAHRDAMRAVMEQRKRLSGNYTPEETAARAQRLRDRLNEGRRRR, translated from the coding sequence ATGAAGCTGCCCCTGGGAGAGGACCCCCGGCCGCCGTACGTCCAGGCCGCCGACGTCCTGCGCGCCGCCATCCACGACGGCGAGCTGCGCCCCGGCGAGCGGCTCCCCGCCGCACGCGAGCTGCAACGACGCTTCGGCATCGCCAGCTCCACCGTCCAAAACGCCCTCCGGCTCCTCAAGGAGGAGGGGCTGATCTACTCCGTCCTGGGCCGAGGCAGCTACGTCCGCGCCCCGAAGCCGATCGCGGCCGCCGACGCCGAGGTCGTCACAGCAGAGGAAGACGAGGTTGATCCCGGCGAGTCCGATCCCGAGTACACCGGTCTCGCCACCCTCCGGCGCGGTTGGCAGACTGCCGACAGTCCCCCTGACGATCCCCGCCCCCCGTACGTGAGGACCGCGGACGAACTCCGCAAGCAGATCAAGGACGGTCGGCTCGCACCGGGCGCCAAGCTCCCGTCCGCCCGCGACCTGCAAGCCCAGTACGGCATCGCCAACTCCACCGCGCAGAACGCCCTGCGGGTCCTCAAGGAAGAAGGGCTGGTCTACTCCGTGCAGGGCCGGGGCGTCTTCGTCCGCCAGCCCAGCCCGCGCGATCAGTTCCTCAAGCGCTACAACGAGGGGCTGGAGGAGATGGTGGCCCAGCACCGGGCGGACGAGGAAGCGGTACGACTCAGCGGCAAGAGCGACGACGAGGTAGCCGCCGAACTCGAAGCCGCCGAGGAGCGCTTTGCGAAGGCCAGCACCGAGTTCGAAGCCGCCGCCGCCCACCGTGACGCCATGCGCGCCGTCATGGAGCAACGCAAGCGACTCAGCGGCAACTACACGCCCGAGGAGACCGCCGCCAGGGCTCAGCGCCTGCGTGACCGACTCAACGAAGGCAGACGCCGACGCTGA
- a CDS encoding ISAs1 family transposase, with protein MCRQSATVCLIKSPTRQHRLIGPLALRLRTLADPRHRRGKRHSFVSVLLVACSAVLTGARSFAAIGQWAASAPQDTLARLGARATTVLNVRIAPSAATIRRVLNAACPGGLADLLGSDPAGADTLAVDGKSARGSRHGEIPAAHLLAAITGAGLTVTQLRVPGKTNEITCFDALLAPYDLTGVTVSADALHCQRDHARFLVEEKKAHYAFTVKRNQKNLHRQLATLPWEKASAKFYDRTDAHGRLETRVVQALTITDLGVDFPHAVQVAKIVRHRTQRKTGKRSRETVYVITDLASREASPERIAKIVRSQWIIENRLHFVRDTAFAEDASTVRTGHGPDNMATLRSFAINTLRASGHANIAAGLREMSYDGFRRPLDLLGLA; from the coding sequence ATGTGCCGTCAGTCTGCCACCGTCTGTCTGATCAAGTCGCCCACCCGTCAGCACCGGTTGATCGGACCGCTGGCCCTGCGGCTGCGGACCTTGGCCGACCCCCGGCATCGGCGCGGGAAGCGTCACTCGTTCGTGAGCGTGCTGCTGGTGGCCTGCTCGGCGGTGCTGACCGGAGCCCGTTCCTTCGCCGCGATCGGCCAGTGGGCAGCGAGCGCCCCGCAGGACACGCTCGCCCGGCTCGGCGCCCGCGCCACGACGGTCTTGAACGTGCGCATCGCGCCGAGTGCGGCGACCATCCGCCGCGTCCTGAACGCCGCCTGCCCCGGCGGGCTCGCCGACCTGCTCGGATCCGATCCGGCCGGGGCGGACACCCTCGCGGTGGATGGCAAGAGCGCCCGCGGCTCGCGCCACGGCGAGATCCCGGCCGCCCATCTGCTGGCCGCGATCACCGGCGCCGGCCTGACCGTCACCCAACTGCGGGTCCCCGGCAAGACGAACGAAATCACCTGCTTTGATGCCTTGCTGGCGCCCTACGACCTGACCGGCGTCACGGTCTCCGCGGATGCCCTGCACTGCCAGCGCGATCACGCCCGGTTCCTCGTCGAGGAGAAGAAGGCGCACTACGCCTTCACCGTGAAGCGCAACCAGAAGAACCTGCACCGCCAACTCGCCACCCTGCCCTGGGAGAAGGCGAGTGCGAAGTTCTACGACCGCACCGATGCCCACGGACGCCTGGAGACCCGCGTCGTGCAGGCCCTGACCATCACCGACCTCGGCGTCGACTTCCCCCACGCGGTCCAGGTCGCGAAGATCGTCCGGCACCGCACTCAGCGCAAGACCGGCAAACGCAGCCGCGAGACGGTCTACGTCATCACGGACCTGGCCAGCCGCGAAGCCTCCCCCGAGCGCATCGCGAAGATCGTCCGTTCGCAGTGGATCATCGAGAACCGTCTCCACTTCGTCCGAGACACCGCCTTCGCCGAGGACGCCTCCACGGTCCGAACCGGACACGGCCCGGACAACATGGCCACCCTCCGCAGCTTCGCGATCAACACACTGCGAGCCTCCGGCCACGCGAACATCGCGGCCGGACTCCGCGAGATGTCCTACGACGGCTTCCGCCGACCACTGGACCTCCTCGGCCTTGCCTGA
- a CDS encoding helix-turn-helix domain-containing protein, which translates to MRETIGELVRRLRLARGWSQRRLAEALAEAAPGRVPPTRNDVSRWEIGTRSPREWLPFLARVLQVPREMLEMAKAVQPVEPAPRVRSVADFLPEGDPLAPLRTRTGRRIGAGQVADLAQRVHGLRLADDVVYGKDLIGPALRELRAAVKLYREGTHTEGVGRELLRAIGELAQIAGWVASDAGEHAEAERIYRLGMSAAQAAGDGVLSGNVAGSLAYQWSNTGRTADAVGLAQAALKDAGPHAPAKARALYLDRVAWAHTRAGQDRPAMTALGEAAEALSEDSAGTVSPSYLYWMDAGELQVMEARVYTELHRPLRAVPLLTDVLGRYDASHARELALYLSWLAVAYADANEPEAAAGTAARMLALGQSGSERTAERTRIVLDRLRAYRNVPEVAELLAS; encoded by the coding sequence GTGCGGGAGACCATCGGGGAACTGGTCAGGCGGCTGCGTCTGGCGCGCGGTTGGAGCCAGCGGCGGCTCGCCGAGGCGCTGGCTGAGGCTGCTCCTGGGCGTGTTCCGCCGACACGTAACGACGTGTCCCGTTGGGAGATCGGGACGCGGTCTCCGCGGGAGTGGCTGCCCTTCCTGGCGCGGGTGCTTCAGGTGCCGCGCGAGATGCTGGAGATGGCGAAGGCCGTGCAGCCGGTCGAGCCAGCGCCGCGTGTCCGGTCCGTCGCCGACTTCCTGCCCGAGGGCGACCCGCTGGCCCCGCTGCGTACTCGTACGGGCCGTCGGATCGGGGCCGGGCAGGTGGCCGACCTGGCCCAGCGGGTCCATGGCCTGCGGCTAGCCGATGACGTGGTCTACGGCAAGGACCTGATCGGGCCCGCGCTGCGCGAGCTACGGGCGGCGGTGAAGCTCTACCGCGAAGGCACCCACACCGAAGGAGTGGGGCGCGAACTGCTGCGGGCGATTGGAGAGTTGGCGCAGATCGCCGGGTGGGTGGCCTCCGATGCGGGGGAGCATGCCGAGGCGGAGCGCATCTACCGGCTGGGCATGAGCGCCGCGCAGGCCGCCGGGGACGGCGTGCTGTCCGGGAACGTGGCGGGCTCGCTGGCCTACCAGTGGAGCAACACCGGCCGGACAGCCGACGCAGTGGGACTGGCCCAGGCCGCGCTCAAGGACGCGGGTCCGCACGCCCCGGCGAAGGCTCGCGCCCTGTACCTGGACCGTGTCGCCTGGGCGCATACCCGGGCCGGGCAGGACCGCCCGGCGATGACCGCCCTCGGGGAAGCCGCCGAGGCCCTGTCCGAGGACTCGGCCGGCACCGTATCTCCGTCGTACCTGTACTGGATGGACGCCGGGGAGTTGCAGGTCATGGAGGCCCGCGTCTACACCGAGCTGCACCGTCCGCTGCGGGCCGTGCCGCTGCTGACGGACGTGCTCGGACGCTACGACGCCAGCCACGCCCGGGAGTTGGCGCTGTACCTGTCCTGGCTGGCGGTGGCCTACGCCGACGCCAACGAGCCCGAGGCCGCAGCCGGGACGGCTGCCCGGATGCTCGCCCTGGGCCAGAGCGGCAGCGAACGCACGGCGGAACGCACGAGGATCGTGCTCGATCGGCTGCGGGCCTATCGCAACGTGCCCGAAGTCGCCGAACTGCTGGCGTCCTGA
- a CDS encoding tyrosine-type recombinase/integrase has protein sequence MATPRDIPGSRRTRANGDGTVYQRKDSRWEAAGYVLAPGNTRRRVRVYGTTRKEALAKPTEKIANSNRGLPVPSAQGTVGAYLTYWLENVAVHHLRETTHTRYTACVHRYLIPGLGKKKLAKLTAKDVRTWLDQLRTTCQCCTRGLDTARDQPQCCAIGQCCHRRLSPLTLAYVHSVLKSALEHAVREEEIPRNVARNVRMGTPRPRRFEPLTTEEARAFLTATDGHRLSALFELALRTGLRKGELLGLRWEDLDLAGGTASIRRTLQRTNSAGLTALPTKTQSSERRIALPTECLRSLEQHRDRQAQEREAAGAGWKGTGYVFTRPDGSPIEGATLTRHFNALLRRAALRRIRFHDLRHSAATLLLEQGVELVVIKELLGHAHIGVTATVYAHVRLRLQRQAIDTLSNALCHPADGSPEPRDGDEPPLCAAPVR, from the coding sequence ATGGCCACGCCCCGAGACATTCCCGGCTCCCGCCGTACCCGCGCCAACGGTGACGGAACCGTCTACCAGCGCAAGGACAGCCGCTGGGAAGCCGCCGGATACGTCCTCGCCCCCGGCAACACCCGCCGCCGTGTTCGCGTCTACGGCACCACCCGGAAGGAGGCCCTGGCCAAGCCCACCGAGAAGATCGCCAACAGCAACCGCGGCCTCCCCGTCCCCTCCGCACAGGGCACCGTCGGCGCATACCTGACCTACTGGCTGGAGAACGTCGCCGTCCACCACCTCCGCGAAACCACCCACACCCGCTACACCGCCTGCGTCCACCGCTACCTCATCCCGGGCCTGGGCAAGAAGAAGCTCGCCAAGCTCACCGCCAAGGACGTCCGCACCTGGCTCGACCAACTCCGCACCACCTGCCAGTGCTGCACACGCGGCCTCGACACCGCCCGCGACCAGCCGCAGTGCTGCGCGATCGGGCAGTGCTGCCACAGGCGGCTGTCACCGCTGACGCTGGCCTACGTGCACTCCGTCCTCAAGTCCGCCCTGGAGCACGCCGTCCGCGAAGAGGAGATCCCGCGCAACGTCGCCCGCAACGTCCGCATGGGCACACCCCGCCCCCGCCGCTTCGAACCCCTCACCACCGAAGAAGCCCGCGCCTTCCTCACCGCCACCGACGGCCACCGGCTCAGCGCACTGTTCGAACTCGCCCTGCGCACCGGACTACGCAAGGGCGAACTCCTCGGCCTGCGCTGGGAGGACCTCGACCTGGCCGGCGGCACCGCCAGCATCCGCCGTACCCTCCAACGCACCAACAGCGCCGGCCTGACCGCCCTGCCGACCAAGACCCAGAGCTCGGAACGGCGCATCGCACTGCCCACCGAGTGCCTGCGCTCCCTCGAACAGCACCGCGACCGGCAGGCCCAGGAACGCGAGGCTGCGGGGGCGGGCTGGAAGGGGACTGGTTACGTCTTCACCCGGCCCGACGGCTCGCCGATCGAGGGTGCCACGCTCACCCGGCACTTCAACGCCCTGCTCCGCCGGGCCGCCTTGCGGCGCATCCGCTTCCATGATCTCCGGCACTCGGCGGCGACCCTGCTCCTGGAGCAGGGTGTCGAACTCGTCGTGATCAAGGAACTGCTGGGCCATGCCCACATCGGCGTGACCGCGACGGTGTATGCCCACGTCCGGCTCCGCCTCCAGAGGCAGGCCATCGACACCCTCAGCAACGCGCTCTGCCACCCAGCCGACGGTAGTCCGGAGCCCCGCGACGGCGACGAGCCACCGCTTTGTGCAGCACCCGTCCGCTGA
- a CDS encoding helix-turn-helix domain-containing protein, with amino-acid sequence MTTASERAPEELLTVPQVMDRLQLGRSAVYDLLRTRQLASITLGRARRIPSHSLTDFIRTRLEQEAA; translated from the coding sequence ATGACCACGGCCTCCGAACGGGCGCCGGAGGAACTGCTGACGGTGCCGCAGGTCATGGACCGCCTCCAGCTCGGCCGCTCCGCCGTCTACGACCTGCTCCGCACCCGACAGCTCGCCTCGATCACCCTCGGCCGCGCCCGCCGCATCCCCTCCCACTCCCTCACCGACTTCATCCGCACCCGACTCGAACAGGAAGCTGCCTGA
- a CDS encoding cell division protein FtsK, with protein MQAVTDYAPYALPIATVLVSAWLLTTAVRYVRADRGTRVSMRQAVRVRWGWVRLARMAGLTVTDKTPSLLAQITAQKDSPPPAPRVLTPKIKVKPDPYGVIVRARTLPQVGLEEYQKSARFLADAWRCTRVSVLPDGPGRVVIRGVRSDPLTTPTTHRPTGLPLADLTRWELGVDEYAAQVCVSLANVPGVTVAGVPGAGKTSGVNRFVCDFAPSAAVQIVTADGKVSRASEGDYADLVKRMFAFCGDDLDEANALFKRLVELRKRRSSVIRDVLGVKNMWHVGPSPQWPLTVLIIDEAHTYFREYKGSDATTKRLAALTAENARLVEDLVKKGRSVGILVILISQKTTGDAIPTFIRDVCPIGLSFAQKTVEAAVAALGDDIRNWPDASPVTLQDPAYVGVAVMAMQGRPGYTRIRTPYVSDADAARVAEATSHLTADPDLCLDALLASPGRTATSTPSLTK; from the coding sequence ATGCAAGCCGTGACGGACTACGCGCCGTACGCGCTGCCGATCGCGACCGTACTGGTCAGTGCGTGGCTGCTGACAACGGCGGTGCGCTACGTGCGGGCCGACCGGGGCACGCGGGTCAGCATGCGGCAGGCCGTCCGGGTCCGCTGGGGCTGGGTACGCCTCGCCCGGATGGCCGGGCTGACGGTCACCGACAAGACCCCGAGCCTGCTCGCGCAGATCACCGCGCAGAAGGACAGTCCCCCACCCGCGCCTCGGGTGCTGACTCCGAAGATCAAGGTCAAGCCCGACCCGTACGGGGTGATCGTACGGGCCCGGACACTGCCGCAGGTGGGACTGGAGGAGTACCAGAAGTCGGCCCGGTTCCTCGCGGACGCCTGGCGGTGCACGCGGGTCTCCGTCCTGCCGGACGGCCCCGGCAGGGTGGTGATCCGGGGCGTGCGTTCCGACCCGTTGACCACGCCGACCACCCACCGGCCCACCGGTCTGCCCCTCGCGGATCTGACCCGCTGGGAACTGGGTGTGGATGAGTACGCCGCCCAGGTGTGCGTGTCCCTGGCGAATGTGCCCGGGGTGACGGTGGCCGGCGTTCCTGGCGCGGGCAAGACCTCGGGGGTCAACAGGTTCGTCTGTGACTTCGCGCCCTCGGCAGCGGTGCAGATCGTGACGGCGGACGGGAAGGTGTCGCGCGCCTCGGAAGGGGATTACGCCGACCTGGTCAAGCGGATGTTCGCGTTCTGCGGGGACGACCTCGACGAGGCGAACGCCCTGTTCAAGCGCTTGGTGGAGCTGCGCAAACGGCGGTCCTCGGTGATCCGTGACGTGCTGGGCGTGAAGAACATGTGGCACGTCGGCCCCTCACCGCAGTGGCCGCTCACCGTCCTGATCATCGATGAGGCGCACACGTACTTCCGCGAGTACAAGGGCAGCGACGCCACCACCAAACGGCTGGCCGCGCTGACGGCGGAGAACGCCCGGCTGGTGGAGGACCTGGTCAAGAAGGGCCGCAGCGTCGGCATCCTGGTGATCCTGATCAGCCAGAAGACCACCGGCGACGCCATCCCCACCTTCATCCGCGACGTGTGCCCCATCGGGCTGTCCTTCGCGCAGAAGACCGTGGAAGCCGCGGTGGCCGCCCTCGGCGACGACATCCGCAACTGGCCCGACGCCAGCCCGGTCACCTTGCAGGACCCCGCCTACGTCGGCGTCGCGGTGATGGCCATGCAGGGCCGCCCCGGCTACACCCGCATCCGCACCCCCTACGTCTCCGACGCCGACGCCGCCCGCGTCGCCGAAGCCACCTCGCACCTGACCGCCGACCCGGACCTCTGCCTGGACGCCCTCCTCGCCTCGCCCGGCCGGACGGCAACGTCCACACCCTCGCTCACCAAGTGA